Proteins encoded in a region of the bacterium genome:
- a CDS encoding site-specific DNA-methyltransferase, translating to MAKKRSSTPIEAISHKDRRVNIPTEELRDFVAEEEKRPQTMLYPRDPSLDPQLVWKGKDEQDREDLAVPVVPIYIQEKIKPQALINALPRIEQPGGSQIDLFSDFNGGPADFEQKVEFYQHEQNWTNRLILGDSLLVMTSLAEKEGLKGKVQTIYLDPPYGIKFGSNWQVSTRKRDVGDKAEDATRQPEQVRAFRDTWKLGINSFLAYLRDRLVVARELLTETGSIFVQIGDENVHLVRCVLDEVLGSENFIAIIRFRKKTMPLGGLFLERMGDFIVWYSKNKDVARSKYRQLLIRQNYEEDFHWNNFELSDGSRIKLTKAQIEKGQEVPQNAKRFRLVSLWPASFNSNAVFPVPFRGKEWWPAEGQCWPTSPEGMNKLIWANQIEPEGNYLRLVLYLEGAEYSKLTTDWGDTIGARDQKYVVETSPKVIERCILMTTDPGDLVLDPTCGSGTTAYVAEQWGRRWITCDTSRVALALARTRLMAAKYTYYLLADSPEGIEKEKELTGKTPPEYKTSNDIRRGFIYERVLSAALESITNNPEIREGLTREQIDAAVLRNTNTVELYDKPYPDNKRVRVCGPFSVESLSPHRVLSTADENQDGTVTEQEAHKQQDFVSMILDNLKKAGVQNTRKDERLTFDRLDPFAGKWIHATGDYTDADGKTRRVAVSIGPEHGTVGPQQVKEAAKEAVQGVGFDLLIVCGFAFDPHVSEEAKRYGSLTVLPAKMNPDLAMGDELLKKTGAGNLFMVFGEPDVEITRQKDGQLVVEIKGVDVYDPTTGQVRSSSTDDIACWFIDTEYNGESFFVRHAYFTGAEEPYDKLKRALRAEIDEAAWNSLYSTVSRPFAKPESGKIAVKVINHYGDEVLKVFEV from the coding sequence ATGGCTAAGAAAAGAAGCTCAACCCCAATCGAAGCCATAAGCCATAAGGACCGGCGCGTCAACATCCCGACCGAGGAGCTGCGCGATTTCGTGGCCGAAGAGGAAAAGCGGCCTCAAACCATGCTCTACCCGCGCGATCCCTCCCTTGACCCGCAGCTTGTCTGGAAAGGCAAGGATGAGCAGGACCGCGAAGACCTGGCCGTGCCGGTGGTGCCGATCTACATTCAGGAGAAGATCAAACCCCAAGCGCTCATCAACGCTCTGCCGCGCATTGAGCAGCCGGGAGGGAGTCAGATCGACTTGTTTTCCGATTTCAACGGCGGCCCGGCGGACTTTGAGCAGAAGGTGGAGTTCTACCAGCACGAGCAGAACTGGACCAACCGCCTGATACTCGGCGACTCCCTGCTGGTTATGACCTCCCTGGCCGAGAAGGAAGGTCTCAAGGGCAAGGTGCAGACCATCTACCTTGACCCGCCCTACGGCATCAAGTTTGGCTCCAACTGGCAGGTCAGCACACGCAAGCGGGATGTTGGAGATAAAGCTGAAGATGCTACCCGACAGCCCGAACAGGTGAGAGCCTTCCGTGACACCTGGAAGCTTGGCATCAACTCTTTTCTTGCTTATCTCCGTGATCGTCTTGTTGTGGCCCGTGAGCTCCTTACAGAAACTGGAAGTATCTTTGTTCAAATCGGTGACGAAAATGTACATCTGGTGCGATGCGTGTTGGATGAGGTTTTAGGTTCTGAAAATTTCATCGCAATAATACGATTTCGCAAGAAGACAATGCCTCTTGGCGGATTATTTTTAGAACGTATGGGAGATTTTATTGTTTGGTATTCAAAAAATAAAGATGTAGCAAGGTCAAAATATCGTCAGCTTTTAATTAGACAAAATTACGAGGAAGATTTCCATTGGAATAACTTTGAGTTGTCAGACGGCAGTCGTATTAAACTGACGAAAGCTCAAATAGAAAAAGGCCAAGAAGTGCCTCAAAATGCAAAAAGATTTCGCCTTGTATCTCTCTGGCCAGCATCCTTCAATTCAAATGCAGTTTTTCCTGTCCCGTTCAGAGGTAAAGAATGGTGGCCAGCAGAAGGACAATGCTGGCCAACATCTCCAGAGGGTATGAATAAACTAATCTGGGCTAACCAGATTGAACCTGAAGGCAATTATCTTCGCTTGGTTTTATATTTAGAAGGTGCTGAATATTCGAAACTTACAACTGATTGGGGAGATACTATTGGGGCCCGTGACCAGAAATACGTCGTTGAAACCTCTCCAAAAGTAATCGAGCGCTGTATTCTGATGACAACTGATCCAGGCGATCTGGTATTGGACCCTACTTGCGGCAGCGGCACCACGGCCTATGTCGCCGAGCAGTGGGGCCGCCGCTGGATTACCTGCGACACCAGCCGGGTGGCCCTGGCCCTGGCCCGCACCCGCCTTATGGCTGCCAAGTATACTTACTACCTGCTTGCCGACTCGCCCGAAGGCATAGAGAAAGAAAAAGAACTAACCGGTAAAACACCTCCCGAATACAAGACCAGCAACGATATCCGAAGAGGTTTTATCTATGAACGTGTACTGAGTGCTGCGCTTGAATCCATCACCAATAATCCTGAAATTCGAGAAGGACTGACGAGAGAACAGATCGATGCTGCCGTTCTTCGCAATACAAATACAGTAGAACTCTACGATAAACCTTACCCGGACAACAAGCGCGTCCGGGTTTGCGGGCCGTTCTCCGTGGAAAGCCTCTCCCCGCACCGTGTGCTCTCCACTGCGGACGAGAACCAGGACGGCACTGTGACTGAGCAGGAAGCCCACAAGCAGCAGGATTTCGTCAGTATGATCCTGGACAACCTCAAGAAAGCCGGAGTGCAGAACACCCGCAAGGATGAGCGGCTCACCTTTGACCGTCTCGATCCCTTTGCCGGAAAATGGATTCACGCCACTGGCGATTATACCGATGCAGACGGCAAGACCCGTCGTGTGGCTGTCTCCATCGGCCCGGAACACGGCACTGTCGGCCCGCAACAGGTCAAGGAAGCGGCAAAGGAGGCGGTCCAGGGTGTCGGCTTCGACCTTCTGATTGTCTGCGGCTTTGCCTTTGACCCGCATGTCTCCGAGGAAGCCAAACGCTACGGCTCTTTGACTGTGCTCCCGGCCAAGATGAACCCCGACCTGGCTATGGGCGATGAACTGCTCAAGAAGACAGGCGCGGGCAACCTGTTCATGGTCTTCGGCGAGCCGGACGTGGAGATCACCCGGCAGAAAGACGGCCAGCTTGTGGTGGAGATCAAGGGCGTGGATGTTTACGACCCGACCACCGGACAGGTTCGCAGTTCCTCCACGGATGACATTGCCTGCTGGTTCATCGACACCGAGTACAACGGCGAGAGTTTCTTTGTCCGCCATGCCTATTTCACCGGTGCCGAGGAGCCTTACGACAAGCTCAAGCGCGCCCTGCGAGCCGAGATTGACGAGGCGGCCTGGAACAGCCTTTACAGCACTGTAAGCCGCCCGTTCGCCAAGCCGGAGTCGGGCAAGATCGCCGTCAAGGTCATAAACCATTACGGGGATGAGGTGTTGAAGGTTTTTGAGGTGTGA
- a CDS encoding IMP cyclohydrolase: MEQIKIRRALISVYDKSGVVELAQVLRGFGAEILSTGGTARALTEAGVEIRSVDMFTGHPEMLDGRVKTLHPKVHAAILARRELESHMTQCREMGIELIDMVVVNLYPFEQTVARAGISLEDAVEQIDIGGPTMLRSSAKNFRSVAVLTNPDQYAEVIAQLKANDGALDLALRFKLARAVFRRTSAYDSHIVQYLDGIDPSGALA; this comes from the coding sequence ATGGAACAGATTAAAATCAGGCGGGCGCTGATCAGCGTCTACGACAAGAGCGGCGTGGTCGAGCTGGCGCAGGTGCTGCGCGGTTTCGGCGCGGAGATACTCTCCACCGGCGGCACGGCCCGTGCCCTGACCGAGGCGGGTGTGGAGATTCGCAGCGTGGACATGTTCACCGGGCACCCGGAGATGCTGGACGGCCGGGTGAAGACCCTGCACCCCAAGGTGCACGCGGCGATCCTGGCCCGGCGCGAGCTGGAATCGCACATGACCCAGTGCCGCGAGATGGGGATCGAGCTGATCGACATGGTGGTGGTGAACCTCTATCCGTTCGAACAGACCGTGGCCCGTGCGGGTATATCCCTGGAGGATGCGGTGGAGCAGATCGACATCGGGGGGCCCACCATGCTGCGCTCCTCGGCCAAGAATTTCCGTTCCGTGGCCGTGCTGACCAATCCGGACCAGTACGCCGAGGTGATCGCCCAGCTCAAGGCCAATGACGGCGCGCTGGATCTGGCGTTGCGTTTCAAGCTGGCCCGCGCGGTGTTCCGCCGCACCAGCGCCTACGACAGCCATATCGTGCAGTACCTGGACGGGATCGACCCCTCAGGGGCGCTGGCCTGA
- a CDS encoding DEAD/DEAH box helicase family protein, with translation MPQVVIENPILNSPFEEPNRHFRFNDEGITDEIVEERRTSSYFVPIAKSKKKLSEQKAFVGTEWTEDRIEENKLVNDIRRRVTIWRKGGYIGVTPTTRRLIDYWIDPNREKKLFFCQNEALQTAIYITEVAGKYGDAWIENALRKANDSSNPGLPRMAFKMATGSGKTVVMAMLIAWHMLNKRANPQDARFSDAFLIVTPGITIRDRLRVLLPNDPDNYYRLRDIVPVQYMDQLGQAKIIITNFHSFQLREKMAAGKITKSILSGGEQSPFTETPDQMVRRVCRELSNKKNIIVLNDEAHHCYRRRPDAEDEQLKGDEKAEAKAREEEARVWISGVEAVKAKIGVKVIYDLSATPFFLRGSGYPEGTLFPWVVSDFSLIDAIEAGIVKVPRVPVADNSMTGDQPTYRDLWLRIREDLPRKGRKTDKISGEPKLPSELEGALHSLYSNYEKHYEQWEKNSDARARGITPPVFIVVCNNTNVSKMVFDFISGWEKEISGKTIVQAGKLAIFRNDDERGGWLQRPNTILVDSQQLESGEVMSADFKKIAAREIDEFKAEYRIRFPGRDAESLTDEDLLREVMNTVGKAGKLGEHIKCVVSVSMLTEGWDANTVTHILGVRAFGTQLLCEQVVGRALRRMSYAVNEQGRFKTEYAEVYGVPFSFIPCSGSNNDPKPGPLTTRVRALESRIACEITFPRLAGYRYDVSGERLSAVFTEESRMALSTQDIPTKTENAPIVGETAIHTLDDLRRCRINEVAFSLAKLTLEKYFRDDNGNDKPWLFPQLLGITKSWLAECVTLKDNTFPQLLLLIQFAHDAADRIYKAIVASTDGTATLKPIMQPFDQIGTTRYVDFDTGRPVYPTREDKCHISHVVADTESWEQKMAEALEDMTEVIRYVKNHNLGFFVPYTLNGEEKNYIPDFIACIDDGHGPDDLLNLIAEVTGEKRKDKVAKVDTARSLWIPAVNNHGGFGRWAFIEVSDPWDAQNTIRGFIKKHSVEQTEGTVNG, from the coding sequence ATGCCCCAAGTTGTAATCGAAAACCCAATCCTCAACTCTCCCTTCGAGGAACCGAACCGCCATTTCCGCTTCAACGATGAAGGGATTACGGATGAGATCGTTGAAGAACGGCGGACCAGCTCGTATTTCGTCCCTATCGCCAAGTCCAAGAAAAAACTCAGTGAGCAAAAAGCTTTTGTCGGGACTGAATGGACAGAAGACCGCATCGAGGAAAACAAACTCGTCAACGACATCCGCCGCCGGGTGACAATATGGCGTAAGGGTGGCTATATCGGTGTCACGCCCACCACAAGACGCCTGATAGACTACTGGATTGATCCGAACCGCGAGAAAAAGCTTTTCTTCTGCCAGAATGAAGCCCTTCAGACTGCGATTTACATAACGGAAGTCGCTGGAAAGTACGGCGATGCCTGGATTGAGAACGCACTCCGCAAAGCCAATGACTCCTCGAATCCCGGCCTGCCGCGCATGGCCTTCAAGATGGCCACCGGCTCCGGCAAAACCGTTGTCATGGCTATGCTCATCGCCTGGCACATGCTCAACAAGCGCGCCAACCCACAGGATGCCCGTTTCTCGGATGCTTTTCTGATCGTGACACCCGGCATCACGATACGGGATCGGTTGCGCGTGCTGCTACCTAATGACCCTGATAACTACTACCGGCTGAGAGACATAGTACCGGTTCAATACATGGATCAGCTCGGACAGGCCAAGATAATCATCACCAATTTTCATTCTTTCCAACTCCGTGAAAAAATGGCCGCCGGGAAAATCACTAAATCGATACTGTCCGGCGGAGAGCAAAGCCCGTTCACCGAGACGCCCGACCAGATGGTGCGCCGGGTCTGCCGGGAGTTGAGTAACAAGAAAAACATCATCGTCCTGAACGACGAAGCCCACCATTGCTACCGACGCAGGCCGGATGCAGAGGATGAACAACTGAAGGGTGATGAAAAAGCGGAGGCCAAAGCCCGCGAGGAAGAAGCCCGCGTCTGGATTTCAGGCGTCGAAGCCGTAAAAGCCAAAATAGGTGTCAAGGTTATCTACGATCTCTCCGCCACGCCCTTCTTTTTGCGTGGCTCAGGCTATCCTGAGGGCACGCTCTTCCCGTGGGTCGTATCGGACTTCTCCCTGATCGATGCTATCGAGGCCGGTATTGTAAAGGTGCCACGAGTGCCGGTGGCCGATAATTCCATGACCGGCGATCAGCCCACCTACCGCGACCTGTGGCTGCGTATCCGTGAAGACCTACCCAGAAAAGGCCGTAAGACTGATAAGATCAGCGGCGAGCCAAAACTCCCAAGTGAGCTTGAGGGAGCGTTACACAGTCTCTACAGCAATTACGAGAAGCATTACGAACAGTGGGAAAAGAACTCGGATGCCCGCGCACGCGGTATCACTCCGCCCGTCTTTATCGTGGTCTGTAACAACACCAATGTTTCAAAGATGGTCTTTGATTTTATCTCCGGGTGGGAAAAAGAGATCAGCGGCAAAACCATCGTGCAGGCCGGGAAACTGGCGATCTTTCGGAATGACGACGAGCGTGGCGGCTGGTTGCAGCGTCCGAACACCATCCTGGTGGACAGCCAGCAGCTTGAATCCGGTGAGGTGATGAGCGCCGACTTCAAGAAAATCGCCGCCCGCGAGATCGACGAATTCAAGGCTGAATACCGTATCCGCTTCCCTGGTCGTGACGCCGAGAGCCTGACTGATGAAGACCTCTTGCGCGAGGTGATGAACACGGTCGGCAAGGCCGGAAAGCTGGGCGAGCATATAAAGTGCGTGGTCAGCGTTTCCATGCTCACCGAGGGCTGGGACGCCAACACCGTGACCCATATCCTCGGCGTGCGCGCGTTCGGCACTCAACTGCTCTGCGAACAGGTGGTGGGCCGTGCCTTGCGCCGCATGAGCTACGCCGTCAATGAGCAAGGCCGGTTCAAAACTGAGTACGCCGAAGTCTATGGCGTGCCGTTCTCTTTCATTCCGTGCAGCGGCTCGAACAACGACCCTAAGCCCGGACCTCTCACAACCCGCGTGCGCGCCCTTGAAAGCCGGATTGCCTGCGAGATCACTTTCCCCCGGCTGGCCGGTTATCGCTATGATGTGTCCGGCGAGAGGTTGTCGGCTGTCTTTACTGAAGAATCACGTATGGCTCTATCGACCCAGGATATACCTACGAAGACCGAGAATGCACCAATCGTGGGAGAAACCGCCATACACACCCTGGATGATTTAAGGCGCTGCCGGATAAACGAAGTGGCTTTTTCCCTGGCGAAACTGACTCTTGAAAAATACTTCCGTGACGACAACGGCAATGACAAGCCCTGGCTCTTCCCGCAGCTACTCGGCATAACCAAGAGCTGGCTGGCCGAGTGCGTCACGCTCAAGGACAATACCTTCCCTCAACTGCTCCTTCTCATACAATTCGCCCATGATGCCGCAGACCGCATTTACAAGGCGATTGTCGCTTCCACTGACGGCACGGCCACGCTCAAGCCGATCATGCAGCCTTTCGATCAGATCGGCACAACACGGTATGTGGATTTCGACACCGGACGGCCGGTCTACCCGACCCGTGAGGATAAATGCCATATCTCCCATGTGGTGGCTGATACCGAGTCATGGGAACAGAAAATGGCCGAAGCTCTCGAAGATATGACCGAGGTCATCCGCTACGTAAAAAATCATAACCTCGGCTTCTTTGTCCCGTACACGCTGAACGGCGAGGAAAAGAACTATATCCCTGATTTCATCGCCTGCATCGATGACGGACACGGCCCGGATGACCTGCTCAATCTGATTGCGGAAGTGACCGGCGAAAAACGCAAGGATAAGGTGGCGAAGGTCGATACGGCGCGCTCGCTCTGGATACCGGCGGTCAACAACCACGGCGGGTTCGGGCGCTGGGCTTTTATCGAGGTGTCCGATCCGTGGGACGCACAGAATACTATCCGGGGATTTATCAAAAAGCATTCAGTGGAACAGACAGAGGGAACCGTCAATGGCTAA
- a CDS encoding DoxX family membrane protein translates to MSNVAEVNSRGSGLTGLQGGLLLFLRLAVGWHFLYEGYVKIASSGWTAAGYLTIVPGPFSGLFGALVKNPAMIGFVDASMKYGLTAVGLLLVLGLFTRLASVGAAIFLALFYLSNPPWLGVHFMAGEGSYLIVNKNLVELAAALVLAAFPSGLVLGFDMLFCRE, encoded by the coding sequence GGTTGCAGGGTGGCCTGCTTCTTTTCCTGCGCCTGGCGGTCGGCTGGCATTTTCTGTATGAGGGGTATGTGAAAATCGCCTCCTCAGGCTGGACCGCGGCGGGATACCTGACCATAGTGCCGGGTCCGTTTTCCGGGTTGTTCGGCGCACTGGTCAAGAACCCGGCCATGATCGGGTTCGTGGACGCATCGATGAAATACGGTCTGACCGCAGTCGGTCTTCTGCTGGTGCTCGGCCTGTTCACCCGCCTGGCCTCGGTCGGGGCGGCCATTTTCCTGGCGCTGTTCTATCTGTCCAACCCGCCCTGGCTGGGCGTGCATTTCATGGCCGGCGAGGGCAGCTACCTGATCGTGAACAAGAACCTGGTCGAACTGGCCGCGGCCCTGGTGCTGGCGGCATTCCCCTCCGGGCTGGTCCTGGGGTTCGACATGCTGTTCTGCCGGGAATGA
- the purN gene encoding phosphoribosylglycinamide formyltransferase, with protein MKRMRVAVMASGGGSNLQQLLDRFPLREGSTASAEVCLVVADRPGIGALERAARAAVPTAVAPPREFTSPESFGQRLLELFREHAVELIVLAGYLKMVPANVVAAYSNRMLNIHPALLPAFGGRGMFGRHVHQAVLEAGVKLSGCTVHFVNEQYDRGPIIAQRAVPVYHTDTVETLAARVLVQEHRVLPEAVDLVARGRARVSGAVVEVDGEDNPQA; from the coding sequence ATGAAAAGAATGCGAGTGGCTGTGATGGCCAGCGGTGGGGGAAGCAACCTGCAGCAGCTTCTCGACCGTTTCCCGTTGCGCGAGGGTTCCACCGCCAGCGCCGAGGTCTGCTTGGTCGTGGCCGACCGTCCGGGGATCGGAGCCCTGGAGCGCGCCGCCCGGGCCGCGGTGCCGACCGCGGTGGCGCCGCCCAGGGAGTTCACCTCACCCGAGAGTTTCGGTCAGAGGCTTCTCGAGCTGTTCCGCGAGCACGCCGTGGAATTGATCGTGCTGGCCGGGTACCTCAAGATGGTGCCGGCCAACGTGGTGGCCGCCTATAGCAACCGCATGCTGAACATCCACCCGGCCCTGCTGCCCGCCTTCGGCGGGCGGGGCATGTTCGGGCGCCACGTGCACCAGGCGGTGCTGGAGGCCGGGGTGAAACTGAGCGGCTGCACCGTGCATTTCGTGAACGAGCAGTACGACCGCGGGCCGATCATCGCCCAGCGCGCGGTGCCGGTCTACCATACCGACACGGTGGAGACCCTGGCGGCGCGGGTCCTGGTCCAGGAGCACCGGGTGCTGCCCGAGGCGGTGGACCTGGTGGCGCGTGGGCGTGCGCGGGTGAGCGGCGCTGTGGTCGAGGTGGACGGCGAGGACAATCCACAGGCTTGA
- a CDS encoding killer suppression protein, whose translation MDIYFKSKKMQRICSDSREMQKAYGVEMVKKLQQRLMELKAATNLAEISPLPPARIHPYQGHRAGQFSVDLVHPYRLIFVPGENPVPRKKDGGIDLTGITSIEVLEIYDPHKKGAK comes from the coding sequence TTGGATATATACTTCAAGTCAAAGAAAATGCAGAGGATTTGTTCTGACAGTCGAGAAATGCAAAAAGCCTATGGAGTAGAGATGGTGAAGAAACTCCAGCAACGGCTTATGGAATTAAAAGCGGCAACAAATCTGGCAGAGATTTCCCCCCTTCCACCAGCACGCATTCATCCTTATCAAGGACACAGGGCCGGACAGTTTTCTGTTGATCTCGTCCACCCGTATCGTCTCATTTTTGTCCCTGGGGAAAATCCAGTCCCACGGAAAAAAGACGGCGGAATAGACTTGACCGGAATAACGTCTATTGAGGTGTTGGAAATATACGACCCTCACAAAAAAGGTGCAAAATGA
- a CDS encoding Gfo/Idh/MocA family oxidoreductase, translated as MADKKNENGGGIGRRQFLKAAAGVPVVGAFAYSVSQKKEEDKTSRELILKASESTTEVRPMVDRKKKQVTVPASAAGKTLNIGFIGIGGRGYSIMRSAGFIAEELDKNGIPMGTKDQPSLNIRCTAVCDLFTPHVDRAVEASGGKAKSYRTYQELLAQSDVDAVVIATPDFYHAPIAKAAAEAGKHVYVEKCMTRYIEQAFELRDAVKKAGIIFQLGHQNRNSNHYDSAMEVVDKGLLGKISLIQCYTNRNSLQGAWYYDIPKENGPMSAASGPRNLDWDQYVAITNNVPYDPNRFFRWRCYWDYGTGLSGDLLTHELDVINMVMRMGIPTTCVATGGVYYFKEYASMMTAQGEPISADQPLPEGAQVRTEVPVCRREVPDVMQVAYEWPDRDLTVVYNATLASEWDRGQIYMGDEATMDLTNGVNVFADPRSKRYAAQIKQGLVRLGEPMITFRDIAGKGIEAVTSATSQWTLNKGLLWTFQDGRRLDVTYLHVKNWVDHIRANDTDTMCNIDDGFQEAITAHMATESLLKGCRTRWDAENQKVLYDFKPDEKITV; from the coding sequence ATGGCAGACAAGAAGAATGAAAACGGCGGCGGGATCGGCCGCCGACAGTTCCTCAAGGCCGCGGCTGGAGTGCCGGTGGTCGGGGCTTTCGCCTACAGCGTAAGCCAGAAGAAGGAAGAGGACAAAACCTCGCGCGAGCTGATCCTCAAAGCCTCGGAATCCACCACCGAGGTCCGCCCGATGGTCGACCGCAAGAAAAAGCAGGTGACTGTACCGGCCAGTGCGGCGGGCAAGACCCTCAACATCGGCTTTATCGGCATCGGCGGGCGCGGCTACTCGATCATGCGCTCGGCCGGGTTCATCGCCGAGGAGCTGGACAAGAACGGCATCCCCATGGGCACCAAGGACCAGCCCTCGCTGAATATCCGCTGCACCGCGGTCTGTGATCTGTTCACCCCGCACGTGGATCGCGCTGTAGAGGCCTCCGGCGGCAAGGCCAAGTCCTACCGCACTTACCAGGAGCTGCTGGCCCAGTCGGACGTGGACGCCGTGGTGATCGCCACCCCGGATTTCTACCATGCCCCGATCGCCAAGGCCGCGGCCGAGGCCGGCAAGCACGTGTACGTGGAAAAGTGCATGACCCGCTACATCGAGCAGGCTTTCGAGCTGCGCGACGCGGTCAAGAAAGCCGGGATCATTTTCCAGCTCGGCCACCAGAACCGCAACAGCAACCACTACGATTCGGCCATGGAAGTGGTGGATAAGGGCCTGCTGGGCAAGATCAGCCTGATCCAGTGCTACACCAACCGCAACAGCTTGCAGGGCGCCTGGTACTACGACATCCCCAAGGAAAACGGTCCGATGAGCGCAGCCAGCGGGCCGCGCAACCTGGACTGGGACCAGTATGTCGCCATCACCAACAACGTGCCCTACGATCCCAACCGCTTTTTCCGCTGGCGCTGCTACTGGGACTACGGCACCGGCCTGTCCGGCGACCTTCTGACCCATGAGCTGGACGTGATCAACATGGTGATGCGCATGGGCATCCCCACCACCTGCGTGGCCACCGGCGGCGTGTACTACTTCAAGGAATACGCCTCGATGATGACCGCCCAGGGAGAGCCGATCAGCGCCGACCAGCCGCTGCCCGAGGGCGCCCAGGTGCGCACCGAGGTGCCGGTCTGCCGCCGTGAGGTGCCGGATGTGATGCAGGTGGCCTACGAGTGGCCGGACCGCGACCTGACAGTGGTCTACAACGCCACGCTGGCCAGCGAGTGGGACCGCGGCCAGATTTACATGGGCGATGAGGCCACCATGGACCTGACCAACGGGGTCAACGTGTTCGCCGACCCGCGCAGCAAGCGCTACGCCGCGCAGATCAAGCAGGGCTTGGTCCGCCTGGGCGAGCCGATGATCACTTTCCGCGACATCGCCGGCAAGGGCATCGAGGCGGTCACCTCCGCCACCAGCCAGTGGACCCTGAACAAGGGCCTGCTCTGGACCTTCCAGGACGGCCGCCGTCTGGATGTCACCTACCTGCACGTCAAGAACTGGGTCGACCACATCCGGGCCAACGACACCGACACGATGTGCAACATCGACGACGGGTTCCAGGAGGCGATCACCGCCCATATGGCCACAGAGAGCCTGCTCAAGGGCTGCCGCACCCGCTGGGATGCGGAAAACCAGAAAGTGCTCTACGATTTCAAGCCGGACGAGAAGATCACGGTCTGA
- a CDS encoding helix-turn-helix domain-containing protein: MTEEKRYPFEPDYAVAPGETLREVIESLGMTQKDLATRTGLTVQSINRIFKGDQPITHETANSLELVTGVPARFWNNLEAQYREQLTKLEERKRLETEGIEWLNSIPTSELIERGFIEPQTDDVGLLRETLKFYGVVSVEAWKDVWEKPAIAARRSACFESQPGPTSAWLRIGELKAHAIECDPFDKASFKEALKAIRSLTRESPEVFIPEMKRLCAESGVAVVPVPEMKKAPFNGATKWLSANKAMILLTLRGKGEDKFWFSFFHEAGHVLNDNKKNLYIADNSEAPEEQEADRFAAEFLIPGRYDDTIRSLRSEASFIEVADELNIAPGIVVGRYQHLTNNWKYLRKLIRSFRWNVQPSR; this comes from the coding sequence ATGACCGAAGAGAAAAGGTATCCGTTTGAGCCGGACTACGCTGTCGCGCCCGGTGAGACCCTTCGGGAAGTGATTGAATCGCTGGGCATGACTCAAAAAGACCTTGCGACCCGCACCGGCCTGACTGTGCAGTCGATCAACCGGATTTTCAAAGGCGATCAGCCGATCACTCACGAGACCGCAAACAGCCTGGAGCTGGTGACAGGTGTCCCGGCGCGTTTCTGGAACAATTTGGAAGCCCAATACCGTGAGCAATTGACCAAACTCGAAGAAAGAAAACGGCTGGAAACAGAGGGCATCGAGTGGCTGAATTCAATCCCGACAAGTGAATTGATCGAGAGGGGATTTATTGAGCCACAGACGGATGATGTAGGGTTGCTGCGAGAGACACTAAAGTTCTACGGTGTCGTGAGCGTGGAGGCATGGAAAGATGTTTGGGAAAAACCTGCCATTGCAGCCCGCCGTTCCGCTTGTTTCGAATCTCAGCCCGGACCGACTTCGGCTTGGTTACGTATTGGGGAACTCAAAGCACATGCAATCGAATGTGACCCATTTGATAAAGCGTCCTTCAAAGAGGCTTTGAAAGCAATCCGCTCTCTAACACGAGAGTCCCCGGAAGTGTTTATACCGGAAATGAAAAGGCTTTGTGCTGAATCGGGTGTTGCGGTCGTGCCTGTTCCTGAGATGAAAAAAGCACCGTTCAATGGCGCGACCAAATGGCTTTCTGCAAATAAGGCAATGATTCTACTCACCTTACGAGGCAAAGGAGAAGATAAGTTTTGGTTCTCATTTTTCCATGAAGCCGGGCATGTCTTGAACGACAATAAGAAAAACCTCTACATTGCAGACAACTCGGAAGCGCCGGAGGAGCAAGAAGCGGATCGTTTTGCAGCAGAATTTCTTATTCCGGGCAGATACGATGATACAATCCGTAGCCTCCGATCAGAAGCAAGTTTTATCGAAGTAGCGGATGAATTGAACATTGCGCCTGGTATTGTGGTTGGCCGGTATCAACATCTTACAAATAACTGGAAGTATCTTAGAAAACTGATCCGATCTTTTCGCTGGAATGTTCAACCGTCGAGGTAA